The window GACTCTGATTAGATTCTAAACTGTGTTTAAGGTTTTCCCCGAAAAAACAGCACAAAGCCATTTCTATGTCCATTAATGTTAAATCAGTACCACTTCACTTCCTCATTTTCCTAACTTAAACAATGCACTTCCTTTTTGGTGTCATTTCAAACACAACCATAAACTACTTTAGGGGAAGTGGTTATGACTGTGAAGACATTTCCATAAAAGCAGCAGCAAAAGGGACCCAAGCAAAAAACATGCCTTTGGTCTCCATGCAGAAAAGAACAGGCTTATAAAGAAGACAAATTAGGTATTTACACTAAACCCTAGAACCAGGCTCCCCAGCTAAGCTTTTAAGGTCGTGTCAAAAGAACTCAGGAAACAATCTGAAGAGGCTTCCTCCGGTCAAAGAAAAGATAACATAAACACCATTATGAATATTCACTACAATGTCTTCAAATTTCCTAAGACAGTTCACTATGAACTCATGGATTTAAacctaagaaaataaactttcttgGTTACCAATGGAGAATcctagttaatttattttttaaaatatgtatcttgtCTTTCCTATATAAAATGTACTAAAGAGTTGAGGGAAAGTTACTTTTAATAGAAGTTACAAAGCTAACAAATCTGGAATGATAGAGTATTACTGTTTTGTAGCTCCTAAAGAATTCATAGATCTGGGAAATAATCATAATGGCATCTATATGGAATATCCAGAAAAGGTAAATTTATAAAGGCAGAAAGCAGACTATATAACAGTGGGATGGGCATGGGAATTAACTATAAATAGCAAGAGGTATCTTATTGAGGTGATGGAAAGGTTACCAAACTCAACTACCTGATGACTACACAACTCTGTGAATTTACTAAAAACTGCTGAACTCTACATTAAAATGGcttttatgggatccctgggtggcgcagcggtttggcgcctgcctttggcccagggcgcgatcctggagacccgggatcgaatcccacgtcgggctcccagtgcatggagcctgcttctccctctgcctgtgtctctgcctctctctatctctctgtgactatcataaataaataaaaaaatttaaaaaaaaaatttttttttaaataaaataaaataaaataaaatggcttttacattaaaatacttattatattaaaataagtttttgggcacctgggtggctcagtggttgagcatctgcctttgcctcaggtcgtgatcccaggatcctaggatggagtccagaatctggctccctgcagggagcctgcttctccctctgcctatgtccctgcctctctctgtgtgtctctcatgaataaataaaatcctttttaaaataaataaataaattattttaaaaatggatgtttTATAGTACctaaactatacttcaataaagttgttaaaatatcACAATGGCTGTAATAACCACAAAAAGAGACAATCAGGTATTATGTGCCTCCGGACAGAATACATTACCACTATGAATAATTACCTttgccaaaaaatatatatatatattaacttgaGGGACAAgcggatggctcagtcagctaagcgtcccACTCTTGCTttcggtttaggtcatgatctcaggatcctgggatccaacccagcagcaggatccatgctcagtgggagtcgGCTTGGGAgtctcagcctctccctctgtccactctCCCGCCCCTTCACACTGTGAGtgcctgcttgctctctctaaaataaatgtattaaaaaaaaaaaaaatctaacttgaATCTGGCCAAACCTCTACACCAATTTACAGGAAATAAAGAGGACAGAGGAACATGTTAAATGACACCACAGAAAAACAATCCGCAAAATCCACAAACTACTGTGGGAAACTACAGAACAACCCAGCTTCTTCAATAAATtgcaataaataaaagtaaaagactCTCAAGAGACATATCAACCAATCAAAATTTATAGACCTTAATTAGATCTTTAAACAAACTgtcagaaaaatttttttaaaactagacaAAGCCTAAACATggctggtttggggtttttttttttgttttgttttgttttggtgttttgttttttttgtttttttttttgtttttttttttttgctttttttaggCGTTATattgtcatgttttttttaaaaagagtccttatcttttagagataatTTGAAATAGATATAGGTAACATGATAAAAAAATGTGGGGTTCTGCTTCAAAGTTAACAGTGGAGAAACCTAATAACAACTTTGTACAGGTATCCTCctctacattttacagataacaaCACTGAAATTCAGAGacgttaattttattttttttaaagattttatttattcataaaagacacagagagagaaacagagacataggcagtgggagaatcaatcccagcaccctgggatcacaacctgatacaaaggcagacacactcaaccactaagccactcaggtgcctcagaCATTAGTTGTAAAAGACACTATCATGAAtttgatttcaaagaaaaaaattttttaaaagctaagcCACTTTCAAAAAGCTAGCCCTTGttacacatatctgataaatgcAGAACACAAGTGCAGACCACTTGCAAAAATATATAAGATGTCCTCACACCAAACCCTTATCTAGGAACACTGGGGAAATAGCTTCCAACTCCCAAAATGTAGTGCCACTCAAAAATTCAAACAGAACTGCATCATGCACAGTTAGCCTAGCATAAATTACCGAATATGCTactcaaagagaagagaaataacaataaaTGATGCCAGCAGTGTTGCCTGTAGCTTTCCACTCAGTGAGCACATGCTCCAGATGGGAATCACAAACATACTGTTCTGTTTGGTTAGTCTTCCTCCTTTTAAGCCTCTCATTGCCAGCAGGGCACAGGACACCTCACAGTGTGGATGGACTCTATCCCATTCAAGTATGTTTATTTGTGCAACACAGGCCCCAAAGGTAAGCTAATTACTTTGTCTGGGTTGCAATCAGAGAGACAGCAACAAGTTTGAAAGCTGAAGGAAAAACTGTGCTAGATTTACTGAGACACAGAATGGCCATGTACAGCTTTGCACCTTCCTAAGAAATTTTTAGGGGTAACTATGATCACATGCAAAGTTTCCCTCACAGGCTGACTTTAAAACTTGACTCCCACTTGAGCTACTGCCCTCTATGGAAATCTGACTACCACCTAAGCTACTCCACTCTCTGTGAAAGCAAAATACCAGCACGGATACCTGTTGTTTCCCAGTACTGGATTGTCCCAGAAAGAAACGTCACACACAGGAATTACTGAGGTCCTTGCCTTGTGGCTCATCTGCAGTAAAGTCTGCACAGATCATTCTTGCTGACCTACACTGCAAACTTCTCCAAAACAAAGCTCCTAGTTACCCAGGAAAGCTCTAAAGAGCAACGGCGAATAAAGCCACCCGAAGACTTTTCTCTGCCACCAATCCAGAGGGTTAGGTCTTGCTGAGGAAAAGAACGTTTGGTGTTaccggttttgttttgtttaagccCAAGTGTGCAAGGAGACAATAAACACCACTTCCCCATTCTAGAGAACTGAACAAAGGCTTTGCCCGCGCAGGGATAAGATGGAAAAGGAAGTGGGAGCAAGTTAGAAGAAATGGCAGCTGCCTGGAAGAGGGTCCTCTCTCCTCCACACGGCCGCGGGGGCCCTCACCGTCCTCCATCACCCCTGCCCCCAAAACAGTGTCCGAGCCCAACTACCCCGGACTGAACCGCAGTTCAACCAGTTCCTAAAACCAGCCATGCGGTCCAGGCCTCCAGAGCAAGAGCTATGGTTCATACCCAGAACGGCAAAGAAAAGTTGTGGAGCCAAGAAGTGGGAGGCCCGCAAGGCTCCAAACTCAGGTCCTCTTCCTTACAGTCTCCCATCAGCATTCTCTCCCCGTCTGGATCCCTCTCCATCCCCAAACAACACTCATCCCGCCCCTTCCCTTGtacccacctcccccccacccccacccccgccccaaagCAAAGGGATTAAAATTACAGGCTTTCAGGCCAGAAAGACCTACGTCCGAACTCGGGCCACCagctagctgtgtggctttgcaTAAGTTACTAAACCTCTCTggtgcctcagttttcctatcttgTGAAATGGGTTTAATAATATACGCCTCGAAGGACTGTAGCAGAGGTTAACAGAATGAAGCAAAGGAGGTGCTTTGCAACGTCCTGGCACATATCGCTAGAGCATCATCATTGCGTGGCAGTGGTTGGTACTGTTACCATTATCCGATGGGCCCTTTCCCTTTccacaccccctgcccctcactcACGCCCCcagtccccttcctcccccaggtcCTCGATGGCCTCCCTCACCTCACGCTCCTCTCTGCTAAGCGCGAGCCCGCTTACCCTGAGCAGCTGGGCCCGCGAAGCGCGGGCTGGCGGGCTGGCGGGCAGAGTCCcccgggagcggcggcggcggcggcggcggcccctgACCCGGCGCTCTCCTCCTGCCCCGGATCTGCTCCGGGAACCGAGCGGGCCAATGAGAGGGGCTCCTCCGTGCCCAGAGCGGCCTTACGCACGGCCCACCTAAAACACCAGGCCGGACCGCTCTACCCACTGGATCCTCCCGACTCGCCTGCTCCCTTAGCGTCACCGCAGACGCGCGCGGGCGCGCGCCTGGTcgtgcctgcccctccccttctgcgCGCCCCGGCGCCTCCGAGCGTGTCCGCCCAGCTCGGGGGCAATGCGCAGGCGCGAGACGAAGAGGGCGCCCCGAAGACAGCGGGGCGGGGTGGCCTCGCAGGACGCATGCGGAACACGACCCGGGCCGGGCCTCGAAACGTGGGTTGCGCTGGCTCAATTCGATTAGCGAGCACCACAGCGTCTCGGTTCTCCTTCCGCGCGCCCGGGGGAGGGGCGTGGCCTAGGACGGGCGCCCGCCCGGGGGCGTGGCCTCGGCTCCGGAGGCCGCGGAAGGGGCGGAGGCCTTCGGCTGATCAAATCTCCCAAACGGCGACGCCGCCTCCGCTCTGCTTTGGTAGACGGTTAAAATCCTTGGCCCGAGCGAGCTTTGAGGGGAGGCTGGCGGGGGCCGATGCTGCCGCCTGGACCCCCCACAGACCCATCTCTAGGCTTCTCTCCCGGGCAGCACCCAGACCGAGGCCAGGTGACGTCGGGCCGGGCCCGCCGCGCCCTTCCCCGCCCCGAGTCGGCGAGCCGCGTTGCTATAGCAACCGGCCAGCCAGGCCCGCTCGAGTTACCCTGAGGCTGGGCTCCGGGAGGGGGAGCGCCCGgcgtcccccgccccccgaggAGCCCGGCGACGGCGGACGCGAGGCCGGCCCCGCAGTTCTCCCGGCGGGAGCTGCTCGAGCCTCCACCTGCCTCCTGATCTGGATGCTGCTCGGGGAGGGCGGTCCGCAGACGCCTGTCGTCGGCAGCACCGGGGCCGCTCGGCAGCGCTGCGTCGCGGCCTCCCGCCTCGGGGGAGACAAAGCGCCGGCCTCCGCGCACCGCCGTCACCTCGAGCCGCTCGCCTCTCCCGCAGCGGCTCCACCTGTCGTCCCTGAGGCAGGTGCGGACGGCCCGCAGCAGGGCTCTAGCCAAAGGAGGCGGCGGGTTTACTCCCAAGTCTCTGGGCCTTCTTGCGTTTAACCGTTTCCTCCTAAGAGGATTCTTCAAAATCTGCTTCCATTTCCGAGGCTCCAGGCCGACCAGCCTTCAGCGGCAATTTCAAACTGGATTCCCAAAAGTCCTTCTCCCGGGGAGGTGAACTCCCACCCCTAGTCCCCAGGGGAGAGCATCAAATGCACTTTCTGAACtccgctccccccccccaaatgagTGTCTATGTCCGTGTCTGTCACGCAGGGATGTAACTGTCTCATAAGGCTGCTGCTGtatcaataaatggaaaaaccACCCCGcagtgagggagaaaaagaaacagatctaTTCAATAAACAACTGTTTCTGGCCTGTCTCTGTTGTTCTCTCTGAGATATTCATTGTTTGTTAGCTCCCGTGCAGGCTTAACAATCCGTCCATTGAGCAGTACTGGCAAGGAGAAAGCAGGCACAACATTCCCACACCCCACCATCTCGTGGGTTTCTAGTGTCCTTTGGCCCATTTGTAATTACAATCGGGAGAGGACAGCCCAATGAGGAGCAGCCTCCACAATCCtttcttggacttttgttttttcctgcagCGCTGGGCTTGGTGAGCCCTGAAACAATCAAACAGGAAACACACCGACTCCAtctccccaacccccaggccTCACCCAGAACTGAGTGTTCATTTCTCAGGTTattgaagagaaatgaaaaacaggcAGATGGCTTGTACTTCGGGAGGCATTGATTGGAGTGTTTGCTGGAAATAATGGAGTTTATGCTGTACTTTTTTGTAATTTTGCTATTACAAAATTAGAACAATGATGTTAAATCACTAATTCTCAATGAGGAGAACCCAAACCAATGAGAGGGTAGTtggataaaaatatattcaataatataatttaccatctggaggaaaaaaaaaacctatttttggACTACAAACTATAGAAAGTATGGCTTGAACAAATCTCAGCTAGAAGAGTACAGGTTGAATAAATTGAAACACTGGCTGTAAAATGGGTCTCCTTAAGAAGCAGACAGAGTGAAATCCTTGGCCAGCCAAGCCTTTGTTGTTCTTAAGTCTAAATACTAAATCTAATGGGATGCATTTCTTAAAGTATGTAggaagataacattttaaatatatacagttgacccttgaacaatgcaggggttaggggcCTCCACtccctgcacagttgaaaattcatgtataacttttgattccaCAAAAAATTAATAGTCCACTGTTAACCAGGAGCCTTGATGATAAGATAAACAACCAACTAACACATaatcttatatattatatgtcttatatactgtattcttacaataaagtaagctagaaaaaatgttaagaaaatcataaggaaaatacatttgtagTACTGtaccatatgaaaaaaaaatcacatataagtggacccacacaattcaaactcatgttgtttcAAGGTCAACTGTTTTTGggttgaaatattttgaaaatggaaaagaaggtaAATGTCTCCAGGTTAGTTCCACTATAAGCACCTTCTAAACTCAAGTCTCAAAAACCTTTATACCTGTTATAGAGTGCTGATATACCTAGATGCCTGTCAGTTGATTCCATTGTTAAAAGCCACCAACATGCACCAAGCTTAGCCAAGTTCTGATGCTTTGTATAATGTCTTTTAGGAGATTATACATTTACCTTTAAATTCTAACGAAGAATGCCCCCAACTGGCTTTTCTCCTTGGTACAGATGGGGTTAACTCCCTGCTTTTGAAGTGTGTTGTCCTTACTTTGTTTACATAATAGAAAACCCTCCTGACTCTTGGAAATTATCAAGATCATCAGACTTCCCctaaatataaagcaaatgtcATATTTCATGACTAAGCATTTTATATTGCTTTGATATTTCAatttcaaccttaaaaaaaaaaaaaaacaactgttctTTGATGAGACTAGACATCAGAGATCAGAGTTGTCTCTTTTATCTAGAAATAGATATCAAATCTGTTTTATTCATACTTCATTTGATTTTCCTggattttccttctccctcaaaGTATACTAAAGTAACAAAACTGTAAAATCTACCAATAATAATCATAGACCTTTAAGTTTTCGAATCTGTGGAGGTCCATAAAGATGTTCTAACTAATCCATTTCCCtaatttaacagaaaataattaaataaggtCACTCAGTTCCCAGAGATAGGACCAGGACTTGAGCTTTTTGATTCCCAGTCCAGTATGAGATTAGGTGTTCATCCAGGGGGCTATCTTTATGGTCTATTTGCTGTGTGCAGTGTCCTTTGTTGATGCTGGAAGCTGCCCTCGCAGAGCTTAACATTTGGTGGCAGAGACTGATGGtaaaacaagtaaacaagcaTTCAAGTAGGAAATAAAAGGATGATGAGAACTGGTGAGAGCCATCATGAAAGAAACTAATGAGGTAAAGTGACAGAGAATAATTGGATTGAGGGAAAATAAGGGAAATTAAGAGGTCAAAAAATGCCTCTTTGAGAAGGTAGCATGTAGGTCCAGGACAAGAAGGACctaatcagagaaagagaaacagaggcaggctTTAAAAGTTGGGAACAATAAATTTCAGGCAGAGGATAAGAAATGAGTTTTGCATGTTAGAAGTAGTAAAAGAAGGCCAGGGCAGTCACCAAGAGGGGGACCAGAGGCAGTGAGGCCCAAGAGGAGGCTGGAAAGGAGAGCAGAGGCCAGGTGAAACAGGCCTGAGAGACTTTAAAATTGTACTTTATTCAAAGTGCACCTAGAAACCCAGAGGATTTTTAACTCACAGGAACAACCCGATtggatttaggtttttttttttttttttttaagattttatttatttattcatgagagacacaaagagagaggcagagacacaggcagagggagaagcaggctccatgcagggagctggacatgggactggatcccgggtctccaggatcacgccctgggctgaaggtggtgcattttaaatcactgagccaccaaggctgccctggaTTTAGGTTTTAAAGATgactttgaggggcacctgggtggctcactgggttaagtgtctgactctagatttcagctcaagtcaagatctcagggttctgggattgagcccctgattggactctccactgagtggggagtctgcttctttccctcctctttctctgtccctcccccatcccactagcactctttcactctctcaaataaataaataaatctttaaatatattatatatatatgttttatatatatatatatatatatatatatatatatatataaagaccacctttttaaaaaaagattttgttcatttatttgacagagactacaagcagggggagcggcaagcagaggaagaggaagaagcagactccccgtggaaCAGggaacccaatcccaggaccctaggaccatgacctgagcccaaggcagcctctcatccgactgagccatccaggtgcccctataaagaTCACTTTTGACTTCTGTGGATGGAGAGTGGGGTGGAGTcagagacattttaatttttttatttgaattacacTAAATTTGGtaagaaaagaaagtttcttcCAGGCATGGTGAATATATCACCTGTGGAATTAGTTAACAATTTAGATAATTTTGCTAGGTGATTCTGAGAATTATTTGCTACCACATCCTTTTGATTATTGTTACTGTGAAACTCTTCAAGGCTGCTAACTGAATATTCAGTTCTTTATAAAGAAGGAGGTTGATCTCTGCCTATACAGAGCTAGGCAAACAGAAATGCAGACCAATGAAAGACAGCAGTTAAGCACATTAATGCAGATAAGAGTAGAACTTATCCTATGGGACCCTCCAGTCAGTTCTAAAGTTcttttctctcagtctctctccctttccctgtgcatTCATGCGACAAAGCCAGTATCCCTGGTGTTATAGCCAGATCTCAAAAATCTCAGTGATCTTTTTTTATATGACCAGAATTGAGAATCTTCTTTTGAACTTCTGTAACACTCTGTAATGTTCTAGGAGAAATGGCACACAAAAGCTTTTGAATATCTCTGAAGTTTCTAACTAAATGTGCTTATTTGAGGGATGGTATAGAGGATGTATTCCAGAAAAATTGGTAAACGCACTCCAAAGTTTCAACTCCACATCATCAGACATTAGAACTGGGAGGGGCCTCAGAGATCCACTAAGCCAATTCACTCATTTTACAGGTagggaaacagactcagagaagcCAAGGTCATAAAGTTCGTGGATGGCAGTCCTCAGTTTGAACCTTCTTCCACGATGTTTGGACCTCTCTTCAAGAGCACTTCCTTTAAAGGAGAACAGCCAGGAGGgggatgtctttttcttttttaaatttttttaaaatttgtttattcattagagacacagaaagacagagacataggcagagggagaagcaggttccccatgggaagcctgatgcgtgacttgatcccaggatcacaggatcatgccctgagcctaagacagatgctccaccactgagccacgcaggtgcctccAGGAGGGAGATGTCTTACATGACCTTGAGATAACAAGAAAGCTGAGCAATTCCTCAAAGACAGGATGGAAAGAAAACCCAGGAGGACCAGAAAGAGATTCTCATTTATGCAGGCTGTGCTGAggacctgctatgtgccagagtTACACCATGGAAATGCATAAAGCTCCTACTTGAAATGATTACAGAAAAAGATTGCATGCTATTCTGGGGAAGCACTGACCACATAAgctaaaaatgttcagaaaaaaaagaaccagaagtagAATAGTGGGCAGGATTAGGAAGGAATATCTGGGTGGGAAAGTCTATGAGCAATGACATAGAGGTAGGGataacagaaaatttttaaaaaaatgtttttgcacaTAGAAGTGATCGACACATGTTTATATGTGAGAGTGATACTCAGAGCATTAGAAAATAGGAAGTAGTGGGGAATAATATTATATGAGAGGAACTAGATTAAGATGGACATTGGATCAGGGAGCAAGATTTGATCAGTGCACAAGACAGACTTGGTCTACTGGggaatatgtatattatataaatatctggaatattgaaaaaaaaaaagaaaaaagtactggTACTTccaaaaggagagaggagggaaaacatGAACAAGGTTTACAAAATGTAATTAGTTTGTGAGCAAGCATGTTTCCTGGCACAATGCACAATTCCTTGCATTGTGCCAGGAATTAGGCAGGTAAGGATAACTAATACATGGTCCTTTTTTTGCCAAATAATGACACATAAAGGTAATGGGACAGCGTGCAGCCATTAAGAAGAATGTGTTATCTCTTAAAGGAACTGTACAGAACAATTTCCCTGTTTAcctgctaagtgaaaaaaaacaagaagcagaaTAAGCATATATAGTGTGCTATTTCTAAGAAAGAGGGGGGAGACATGCTTGTTTGTATTTATATAGACAAGCTCTGGATTGACATATAAAACACTGGTCACAGGGGTGTCTCTTGGGAAAATTAGCTGACTGGGGAAGAGCGAAAGAAGGCTTTTaccatgcattttaaaatttttttgtattttatatcagTTGCACATAttaacttcaaaaataatttttagggctgcctgggtggctcagtcagttaagtgtctgtctgcctttgactcaggtcctgatcccagggtcctgggatcaagcctcatgtcaggcttcctgcacaatggggagtctgcttctccctctgccccactcagtgttctctctctctgtcaaacaaataaaattttaaaaaactaatagtaatttttagaaatttacaaataaagctcagttctttttcaaagatgCTCACCATTTCATGTTATGGATCCTGTATCCTGTTACCTGCTTCGATCAACAGGTACACTTGACCTCCATCTAGATTCTTGTATCTAGACTCAgtaaatgagagacagagagagagagagagagagcacagcagagacacacgtcagagggagaagcaggctccatgcagggagcctgacgtgggacttgatcccaggtccccaggatcaggccctgggctgaaagcctgctaaacaactgagccacccgggctgccctagactcAGTAATAGTTGATGCATCTTTCCTCGGTTGCCTGTCCTCAGTGGCAAcagaagcaattttaaaaatgagaaaatgagatccTCTGGTCCCTGCAACCTTTCTACCCGCTTGGATGGCCCACCTTCCACCTTACACAGTATCTGATATccacatcttttatttatttattttaaattaatatctttgcccgaggtggggcttgaactcatcaccctgaTATAAAGTCACAGGCTCCATTCACTGAGGCAGACGGGGGCTccgcttttaatttatttatttttttttgaaagccacATCTTTGAATGCACCTGCCTCATACAGGAGAGCAACAGTTTAAGCTGGGGAAGACGAAggaggttttcattttttatttttatttatttatgttttaaatattttatttatttattcatgagagacacagagagatgcacagagagaggcggagacacaggcagagggagaggcaggctccatgcagggagcccgacgtgggtctccaggatcacaccctgggctgcaggcagcgctaaaccgctgtgccacccgggctgcccctcattttttattttcaagatttattgatttattgatttattggagagcggggagagagagcacaagaatggggctgggggctggggagcagaggcagagggggaagagggaatCCACAAATGCACAAGCcgcctccccactgagccctgagcctccaggaccctaagatcgtgacctgaCCGGACCCCTTGtggatggagccacccaggcgcccctgaaggAAGCTTTtaaaaggggaggaaaaagcCCGGAATGTGGCTCCTGCGCGCACTTCCTCTGGGCTTGGGGAGCCGCCCCTCTCCCGTCCACGCAAACACAAACTCTTCTCCCGTCACGTGCCTGCCCGGGCCAGTGACTGCCCGGTCAGTGGTCGGGGCGGCCGCCCGGGAGGAGAGGACCTGGGCCGCGGCGGGGACCTCGCAGCAGCGGGGACGCGGGGCGCTGCGGAGGTGAGTGGGCGCTGCGGGCGGGACCCCGCCAAGGCCAGGCCGCGCTTCTCCGCCctgctccctgccttcctccccccGCTTGCACGACGGGGCAGGGGCGCCCTGAACGACGTCCTGCGCCGGCCCCTTGGGCCCCGAGCCCCCTCGTGCCTCTGGTCCGCGCCGCCTGCGAAGGCTGCGGACTCTGCCTTGGGGCCACCCCCTCCTCTGCAGGCTTGTTTTTCTAGCAATTGACAGTAAGTCCCGTCAGATGGGGTTTGGCTTCACGGCGCTGTGAGTACGCGAGACGCTCTCAAGTCAGTTCTGAAAGAGGAAAATGCGGTGGGAGGTCTGTCTGTCGGGAAGCAACTTCCAGAATCACCTTGGGAGGCACCCAGCCCGGCTTAACTGTCTTAAAACTGTAAAGTCCCGAGATCCACGTGTGAGCCGGAAATGAACAACTATGTCAAAGCTGTCTTGTTGCAAAATACTAAGATCTACCATTGTTTTCAGGATTACTAGCAGTTTGGTAGTTCCTAGAAAGGACCCTCAAAAAGCTTGCTGGGTGAGGGGATGCAGGCACTGGGTAGATGGGC is drawn from Vulpes vulpes isolate BD-2025 chromosome 4, VulVul3, whole genome shotgun sequence and contains these coding sequences:
- the LOC140598757 gene encoding uncharacterized protein — encoded protein: MGPFPFHTPCPSLTPPVPFLPQVLDGLPHLTLLSAKREPAYPEQLGPRSAGWRAGGQSPPGAAAAAAAAPDPALSSCPGSAPGTERANERGSSVPRAALRTAHLKHQAGPLYPLDPPDSPAPLASPQTRAGARLVVPAPPLLRAPAPPSVSAQLGGNAQARDEEGAPKTAGRGGLAGRMRNTTRAGPRNVGCAGSIRLASTTASRFSFRAPGGGAWPRTGARPGAWPRLRRPRKGRRPSADQISQTATPPPLCFGRRLKSLARASFEGRLAGADAAAWTPHRPISRLLSRAAPRPRPGDVGPGPPRPSPPRVGEPRCYSNRPARPARVTLRLGSGRGSARRPPPPEEPGDGGREAGPAVLPAGAARASTCLLIWMLLGEGGPQTPVVGSTGAARQRCVAASRLGGDKAPASAHRRHLEPLASPAAAPPVVPEAETTSRGSGKQRKRKKQTPRGTGNPIPGP